From the genome of Deltaproteobacteria bacterium, one region includes:
- a CDS encoding branched-chain amino acid ABC transporter permease — protein MDVAVRPRYREILVNPMFLITALFAVFPFVPYIGKFISMGTAVIIWCLFAMGFNILLGYTGLPSFGHGAYFGIGAYALGITFKHLIHGLWIPLILGVLVGTLITAGVGLLLAKKRGIYFALLTIAFSQMFYFIAFRWDEVTGGETGLSGIDRMAIGIPGLFSIDLSVGINYYYFVLVVFVVSMWVIWRIVHSPFGRVLQAIRENEVRTQYVGYNTAAYKWASFTLSGLFASLAGCLHVLLQNAAFPEVLEWTKSGDVVMMTLLGGGLVNFYGSILGASIFIIFRDLLSSFWENWLLLYGSLFVLIILFVPTGILGILTQKKGRAVLK, from the coding sequence ATGGATGTCGCGGTCCGACCCCGTTACAGGGAAATCCTGGTCAATCCCATGTTTCTGATCACCGCTCTTTTTGCCGTCTTTCCCTTTGTTCCCTACATCGGGAAGTTCATCTCCATGGGTACTGCGGTAATCATATGGTGCCTCTTTGCCATGGGCTTCAATATACTTCTGGGATACACGGGCCTGCCTTCATTCGGCCACGGGGCTTATTTCGGAATCGGCGCCTACGCCCTGGGCATTACCTTCAAGCACCTGATCCACGGGCTCTGGATCCCTCTGATTCTGGGAGTCCTGGTAGGCACCCTTATTACGGCCGGTGTGGGCCTGCTGCTCGCAAAGAAGAGGGGAATCTACTTCGCCCTGCTGACCATCGCCTTCAGCCAGATGTTCTACTTCATCGCCTTCAGGTGGGACGAGGTAACCGGTGGGGAGACCGGCCTCTCGGGAATCGACAGGATGGCCATAGGTATTCCCGGCCTATTCTCCATCGATCTTTCGGTCGGCATCAATTACTACTACTTCGTGCTGGTCGTCTTTGTCGTTTCCATGTGGGTCATCTGGAGGATAGTCCACTCACCCTTCGGGCGGGTCCTCCAGGCTATTCGTGAAAACGAGGTGAGGACACAATACGTCGGATACAACACCGCTGCATACAAATGGGCCTCCTTCACCCTCTCGGGCCTGTTTGCAAGCCTGGCCGGCTGCCTGCACGTTCTCTTGCAGAACGCCGCCTTCCCCGAAGTTCTCGAATGGACGAAGTCGGGCGATGTAGTTATGATGACCCTGTTGGGGGGGGGACTGGTGAACTTTTACGGGTCCATTCTGGGGGCCAGTATCTTCATCATCTTCCGTGACCTTCTCAGCAGCTTTTGGGAGAACTGGCTGCTCCTTTACGGCTCTCTCTTTGTCCTGATCATCCTCTTCGTACCCACCGGGATCCTTGGTATTCTCACCCAGAAAAAGGGACGGGCCGTGTTGAAGTGA
- a CDS encoding branched-chain amino acid ABC transporter permease: MELFLSYLVNGIVNGLVYAVIALGFTLILGVMQVINFAHGILFAFGAYFFFSLNRYVGFWLALVISSFLVGVMGILIERLAIRRVYTKNPLFGLLLTFGIAMALEEMIRMVWGKPGHSVTAPDFISGVVDLGIMYYSKYRLFLAGLSALLIVLVWLFLEKTPHGAIIKAGAQDSEMVMALGKNLPRVRTLVFGLGAALAGVAGVIAAPIHSIRPVMGTYVLMPAFVIVVVGGIGSFWGSIIGGLIFGISTSLYPGRFTDIIPYFLMTLILLWRPRGLMGEKSILEV; the protein is encoded by the coding sequence ATGGAGCTCTTCCTAAGCTACCTCGTCAATGGTATCGTCAACGGCCTGGTCTATGCCGTTATCGCTCTCGGATTCACCTTGATTCTCGGGGTGATGCAGGTAATCAATTTCGCCCACGGGATCCTCTTTGCCTTCGGGGCATATTTCTTTTTCTCCCTCAACAGGTACGTGGGATTCTGGCTCGCTCTTGTGATCTCCTCTTTTCTTGTGGGGGTCATGGGGATATTGATCGAGCGTCTCGCCATCCGGAGGGTCTACACCAAGAATCCCCTCTTCGGGCTCTTGCTCACCTTCGGGATCGCCATGGCCCTGGAGGAGATGATCCGGATGGTTTGGGGTAAGCCGGGCCATTCCGTTACAGCCCCGGATTTCATCTCAGGGGTCGTGGACCTGGGGATCATGTACTATTCCAAGTACCGTCTCTTTCTGGCAGGGCTTTCCGCGCTGCTCATCGTCCTTGTCTGGTTGTTCCTGGAGAAAACCCCTCACGGAGCCATCATCAAGGCGGGCGCACAGGACAGTGAAATGGTCATGGCCCTCGGCAAGAACCTCCCCAGGGTGCGCACCCTGGTGTTTGGACTGGGCGCGGCACTGGCCGGCGTAGCAGGGGTAATTGCAGCCCCCATACACAGTATCCGGCCGGTCATGGGAACCTATGTATTAATGCCTGCCTTCGTCATAGTTGTGGTAGGAGGTATCGGCAGCTTCTGGGGAAGCATCATCGGTGGTTTGATCTTCGGTATATCGACCAGTCTCTACCCCGGCCGATTTACGGACATCATCCCCTACTTCCTGATGACCCTGATTCTGCTGTGGAGGCCGAGAGGCTTGATGGGGGAGAAAAGCATCTTGGAGGTCTAG